Below is a window of Candidatus Viadribacter manganicus DNA.
ATCGAGATCGCTGCGCGCGCCGGTCTGCCTCTCAAGATCGCGGCGAAGATCGACCGGGTCGATCAGCCCTATTGGGACGAACACATCGCGCCGCTCGTTCGTGCGAATGCGAATGTCGAATATGTCGGAGAAATCACCGAGCTTCAAAAGTCCGAGTTCCTGAGCGGCGCCCGTGCGCTTGTGTTCCCAATCGATTGGGAGGAGCCGTTTGGCCTAGTGATGATCGAAGCAATGGCGTGTGGAACTCCGGTAATCGCCTTTGGTCGAGGTTCCGTGCCCGAGGTGATTGACGACGGCGTCACGGGGTTCATTGTCAACGATGTCGATGAAGCTGTTCAGGCGCTTGAGCGGCTCGATACCTTGGACCGCGTTGGAGTGCGCGAGCGCTTTGAGACCTGCTTCACCGTCGAACGCATGGCCCGCGACTATGTCGAGATCTATGCGCGCATGGCGGCCTCATCGCATGCACGCGGATTTATCGCCGCCAGCCGCCCGGCGGCGCCAGCACCACTCGCTCTTTGAGAGTCGGAGACGCGATTGACAGCAGTTGAAAAGGCGCACGCTGACGGCAATGAGGCCACCTTAGACAACGGCCCTATTCTGATCCCTGCTGAAACGTCACTTCAGGAGCAACGGCCGCGCGCCCTCAAACACGGCGACACGTTCGCCGTGTATGATCACAACGGCGACATTCTCGCTGGCGCGGGTAGCCCAGAAGGGCTCTTCCATGCCGACACGCGCCATCTGTCGCGCCTGCAGCTCTCTATAGACGGCGCGCGGCCGATGTTGCTGAGCTCGGGCCTGCGTGACGACAATGCTGCTCTGATTTGCGACCTTTCAAACCCGGATATTCACGACGGCGCGGGACATTGTGTTCTCGCGCACGATCGCCTGCACATCCGACGGGTTCGCCTGCTCTGGGACGCAGTCGCCTATGAGCGAATCGCAATCAAGAACTTCGATCGCAAGATACAGCGCATCACGATCACGCTCACCTTCGCCGCAGACTTCGCTGACATCTTCGAGGTCCGCGGCGCCACACGTGAACGCCGGGGTCGCTACGAGCCGGAGCAAGTAAGCGCGGACACCGTCACACTAGCTTACACTGGACTGGATCATCGCCTCCGGGAAACACAACTGAGATTTGAGCCCCCGCCGACCTCGCTCACGACGCGGCGCGCGGACTACGAGATCAACCTCGCTCCCGGCGAAACCACGGCGATCTTCGTCGAGATCGGGTGCGAGGCCCTACCCGCTACACAGTCGGCGCGCCGGGCATTCTTTCGCGCCTTCCTCAACGCGCGCCGAGGCCTGCGTGCGTCGTCGTCGCGCGCCGCCTCGATCGCCACATCGAACCAGATTCTAAATGAAGCAGTGCGACGCAATGTGGCCGACCTCTACATGCTCTGCACGCAAACGACGGAAGGACTCTATCCCTACGCCGGCATTCCTTGGTTCAGCACCGCTTTCGGGCGCGACGCCATCATCACGGCATTGCAAACGCTGTGGTTCGATCCGACCATCGCACGTGGCGTCCTTGGACACCTGGCCGCCAATCAGGCTACCGACTTCGATGAACGCGCCGATGCGGAGCCCGGCAAGATCCTCCACGAACTGCGCCGCGGCGAAATGGCCGAACTCGGCGAAGTGCCGTTTCGACGCTACTACGGCAGCGTCGATTCCACGCCGCTGTTCGTGATGCTGGCAGGCGCCTATCTTGAGCGCACGGACGACATCGAAACGCTAAAGCTTCTGTGGCCGAATATCGAAGCGGCGTTGACCTGGATCGAAGTCCACGGCGATCGCGATCGAGACGGCTTCGTGGAGTATCATCGCCAGACCGAGCAAGGGTTGGCCAACCAAGGTTGGAAGGACAGCCAAGATTCCATTTCGCACGCCGACGGCTCGCTCGCACAGGGCCCTATCGCACTCGTTGAGGTGCAGGCTTACGTTTACGCTGCATGGCGGGCAGCCGCAGCCATCTCGCACCGATTTGGCGATGCCGCGCGCGCCAGCAACCTGAGCACACGAGCCGAAGCCATGCGCCGCCGCTTCGACACGCACTTCTACGATGAAGCGCTTGGCACCTACGTCCTCGCGTTGGACGGCGAGAAGCGCCCATGCCGAGTGCGAAGCTCCAACGCCGGGCACGCGCTGTTCGCGGGCGTCGCTCTTGCAGAGCGCGCCGCGACTGTAGCAAGCACCCTCATGACGTCGTTCTCTGGCTTTGGCATCCGCACGCTCGCGGCCTCGGAAGCACGCTACAACCCAATGAGCTATCATAACGGCTCGATCTGGCCCCACGACAACGCACTGATTGCCGCTGGCTTTGCTCGCTATGGGCTCCGCCAGCATGCGGCGCGGATATTCGAGGGATTGTTCGAAGCCTCCACCTACATGGATCTGCGTCGCTTGCCCGAACTTTTTTGCGGCTTTCCGCGTCAACGCGGCGCTGGACCGGTCTTCTATCCGGTCGCATGTTCGCCTCAGGCCTGGGCCACGGCCGCGCCAATCCTGTTAATGCAATCGTGCCTCGGCCTTCGCTTCGATCCGTGCGGCAATCGCATTAGCTTTGACCGACCGACATTGCCTTCTTTCTTAGACGACGTCGTACTTCGCGGACTGGCGAACGCGAACGGATCCGTCGACGTTTCGCTCAAGCGTTCTGGCGTGGATGTAGTGGTTCAAGTTCTCCGCCGCTCGGGAGCGTGCGAAGTCGTCACAACAGCCTAGCGCGATCAAACTCAATCGATCGGCTGCCGCAATTTCACTTGTGGCATGCGCTTGATGGTCCGCGTCGTCGGCTTCGGTGAGCGGTTGCGATTGTAGAGATTTGTCAAATCCAACTCACCACCGGCGATAGGCCGCAGTCCGCAGGATAGACGACAGATAATTTGTAATCGCGGTCTGTTCGGCTTCGCACCGATATCCACAGCGCCGCGATCTAGGGTTCTCTCGTCGTTGCGGAGAACCCTATGTCCATCGCCCATCAAGAGCTGCTGAGAATCTGTCCCGGATGCGGAGAAATATTCGACGCCAACATTGAAGCCGAGGC
It encodes the following:
- a CDS encoding glycogen debranching N-terminal domain-containing protein, which codes for MLIPAETSLQEQRPRALKHGDTFAVYDHNGDILAGAGSPEGLFHADTRHLSRLQLSIDGARPMLLSSGLRDDNAALICDLSNPDIHDGAGHCVLAHDRLHIRRVRLLWDAVAYERIAIKNFDRKIQRITITLTFAADFADIFEVRGATRERRGRYEPEQVSADTVTLAYTGLDHRLRETQLRFEPPPTSLTTRRADYEINLAPGETTAIFVEIGCEALPATQSARRAFFRAFLNARRGLRASSSRAASIATSNQILNEAVRRNVADLYMLCTQTTEGLYPYAGIPWFSTAFGRDAIITALQTLWFDPTIARGVLGHLAANQATDFDERADAEPGKILHELRRGEMAELGEVPFRRYYGSVDSTPLFVMLAGAYLERTDDIETLKLLWPNIEAALTWIEVHGDRDRDGFVEYHRQTEQGLANQGWKDSQDSISHADGSLAQGPIALVEVQAYVYAAWRAAAAISHRFGDAARASNLSTRAEAMRRRFDTHFYDEALGTYVLALDGEKRPCRVRSSNAGHALFAGVALAERAATVASTLMTSFSGFGIRTLAASEARYNPMSYHNGSIWPHDNALIAAGFARYGLRQHAARIFEGLFEASTYMDLRRLPELFCGFPRQRGAGPVFYPVACSPQAWATAAPILLMQSCLGLRFDPCGNRISFDRPTLPSFLDDVVLRGLANANGSVDVSLKRSGVDVVVQVLRRSGACEVVTTA